The Corylus avellana chromosome ca8, CavTom2PMs-1.0 genome has a segment encoding these proteins:
- the LOC132190526 gene encoding cytochrome b-c1 complex subunit 7-2, mitochondrial, which yields MASFLQTFLDPKKNWFAAQHMKSMTRRLRRYGLRYDDLYDPYEDLDIKEALNRLPREIVDARNQRLKRAMDLSMKHDYLPENLQEMQTPFRSYLQEMLALVKRERAEREALGALPLYQRTIP from the exons ATGGCGTCGTTCCTGCAGACGTTTCTGGACCCGAAGAAGAACTGGTTCGCAGCTCAGCACATGAAATCCATGACCAGACGCCTCCGTAGATACG GGCTTCGATACGACGATCTGTACGACCCCTACGAAGATCTGGATATCAAGGAGGCCCTGAATCGGCTGCCCAGGGAGATTGTGGACGCGCGTAACCAGCGTCTCAAGCGCGCCATGGACCTCTCCATGAAGCACGACTACCTCCCCGAAAACCTTCAG GAAATGCAAACACCCTTCAGGAGCTACCTTCAAGAAATGCTGGCCCTT GTGAAAAGGGAGAGGGCAGAACGTGAGGCTTTGGGAGCTTTGCCTCTCTATCAGCGTACAATTCCCTAA